From the genome of Elstera cyanobacteriorum, one region includes:
- a CDS encoding transposase: KPMARHIAKANARKSMIRSKVEHVFAGLKDRMGLFVRTIGLDRATTKIGLANIAYNMRRLIWLDTRNAPA, translated from the coding sequence GCAAACCGATGGCCCGCCACATCGCGAAGGCCAATGCCCGGAAATCGATGATCCGCTCCAAGGTCGAACACGTCTTCGCCGGGCTGAAGGATCGGATGGGCCTATTTGTCCGAACGATCGGTCTCGACCGGGCCACCACCAAGATCGGGCTGGCCAACATCGCCTACAATATGCGTCGGCTCATCTGGCTCGATACCCGAAATGCGCCCGCATGA